One Psychrobacillus glaciei genomic region harbors:
- a CDS encoding metallophosphoesterase family protein, whose translation MKRTLVISDIHGQLEKFEKLLAEADYDPEIDQLILLGDYVDRGPNSNGVIEKAMSLKEAGARLLKGNHEDMMIKALTTDVERSWNHWVKRCGGDETLFSYGFSEKEIEVSEENFQKPRLESEELKKHLEFIQSLENYIETEDYIFVHAGVHPTTPISETDPYILVWIRDEFHKGYNGEKTVIFGHTETNLLHQDDENHNVYFGSNRIIGIDGGAIYGGQLNCLELPSKQVFSIK comes from the coding sequence ATGAAAAGAACTCTTGTAATAAGTGATATTCACGGTCAATTAGAGAAATTTGAAAAGTTACTTGCAGAAGCAGATTATGATCCAGAAATAGACCAATTGATTTTATTAGGTGATTATGTAGATCGCGGCCCTAATTCAAATGGTGTTATTGAAAAAGCGATGAGTTTAAAAGAAGCAGGAGCTCGATTACTAAAAGGTAATCATGAAGATATGATGATAAAAGCATTAACGACTGATGTAGAGAGATCTTGGAACCACTGGGTTAAGAGATGTGGAGGGGATGAAACCTTATTTAGCTATGGTTTTTCCGAAAAAGAAATTGAAGTTAGTGAAGAAAATTTTCAAAAACCTAGATTAGAATCGGAGGAACTTAAGAAACATTTAGAGTTTATTCAAAGCCTAGAAAATTATATTGAAACAGAAGATTATATTTTTGTTCATGCTGGCGTACACCCAACAACACCTATCTCTGAGACAGATCCATATATATTAGTGTGGATTAGAGACGAGTTTCATAAGGGATACAACGGTGAAAAGACCGTTATATTTGGCCATACAGAAACAAATCTATTACACCAAGATGATGAAAATCACAATGTATATTTTGGAAGCAATCGAATCATTGGCATTGATGGAGGAGCAATATACGGGGGGCAATTGAATTGTCTTGAGTTGCCGAGTAAACAAGTATTTTCGATTAAGTAA
- the ltrA gene encoding group II intron reverse transcriptase/maturase, whose amino-acid sequence MELLEEILNNQNMNQAYKRVYRNKGTSGIDGVTVEDLKVHLREHKDELRDQIRKRKYQPTPALRVEIPKENGNMRKLGIPTVVDRVVQQAISQILGPIFEKQFSEYSYGFRPRRSCEMAIIQALEYINDGHEWLVDIDLERFFDTVHHDKLMRIISHTIKDGDVISLIRKYLISGVMVNGKYEATPVGTPQGGNLSPLLSNIMLNELDKELEARGLRFVRYADDSLIFVKSEKAANRVLSSITEFIENKLGLKVNTGKSRISRPSETKFLGFGFYYDSTKQRFQPRPHGMSIQKFQRKLRQLTKRNWGISLDDRIIKLKQVIFGWTNYFKIANMKKILGTIDAKLRSRIRIIIWKQWKNNKKRIKSLVQLGIPKEEAKGLTYCRKGYRFIGLSKVVHRALSNKRLRQRGIPFALDHYLKVHTEI is encoded by the coding sequence GTGGAGCTTTTAGAAGAAATCCTAAACAATCAAAATATGAATCAAGCCTATAAGCGAGTGTACCGTAATAAAGGCACGAGTGGAATAGACGGAGTGACTGTGGAAGATTTGAAGGTACACCTAAGGGAACATAAGGATGAACTGCGGGATCAAATTCGGAAAAGGAAATACCAGCCAACGCCGGCATTACGAGTCGAGATTCCAAAAGAAAATGGAAATATGCGTAAACTAGGTATTCCAACAGTTGTCGACAGAGTGGTACAACAAGCGATTAGCCAAATACTCGGCCCCATATTCGAAAAACAATTCAGCGAATACAGCTATGGTTTCCGACCAAGAAGAAGCTGCGAAATGGCAATTATCCAGGCTTTGGAATATATAAATGACGGACATGAATGGTTAGTAGATATTGACTTAGAGCGATTCTTTGATACAGTTCATCACGACAAGCTGATGAGAATCATCTCCCATACGATTAAAGATGGAGATGTAATTTCCCTCATACGGAAATACCTTATAAGTGGTGTGATGGTCAATGGAAAGTATGAAGCTACACCAGTAGGAACACCGCAAGGTGGCAACCTTAGTCCACTTTTAAGCAATATTATGTTGAATGAACTGGACAAGGAACTGGAGGCAAGAGGACTGCGTTTCGTAAGATACGCAGATGATAGCCTTATTTTCGTCAAAAGTGAGAAAGCAGCAAACAGAGTACTTTCTTCCATTACAGAATTTATCGAGAACAAATTGGGATTGAAAGTGAATACGGGAAAAAGTAGAATCTCACGACCTAGTGAAACAAAATTTCTAGGATTCGGTTTCTATTATGATTCTACTAAGCAGAGGTTTCAACCAAGACCACATGGAATGTCGATTCAGAAATTTCAAAGGAAACTGCGCCAGCTAACAAAAAGAAACTGGGGCATCTCACTTGATGACAGAATCATCAAGCTGAAACAAGTCATTTTCGGTTGGACCAACTATTTCAAGATAGCCAACATGAAGAAAATCCTTGGGACAATAGACGCAAAGCTCCGTTCTAGAATTCGGATAATTATTTGGAAGCAGTGGAAGAACAATAAAAAGAGAATAAAGTCTCTCGTTCAACTTGGCATACCAAAGGAAGAAGCCAAAGGTTTAACCTACTGTAGAAAAGGTTACCGATTCATTGGGTTATCGAAGGTCGTACACAGAGCCTTGTCTAACAAGCGACTAAGGCAGAGGGGAATCCCCTTTGCCTTAGACCACTATCTAAAAGTACACACTGAAATATAA
- the asnB gene encoding asparagine synthase (glutamine-hydrolyzing) has protein sequence MCGIVGWVDWRNDLTRHVSVMEKMAETMSKRGPDALNVWSSQQISFGHTRLTVVDPIGGTQPMEKEKNWWAYRIVYNGELYNTEDIRKELLKRGYSFRSYSDTEVLLTAYIEWGEACVKHLNGIFAFAIWDECKEQVYIARDRLGVKPLFYHKENGSLLFGSEIKAILAHPKIKAEVDREGLKEIFSLGPSRTPGHGVFRGIHELRPAHALIFKRNGFKQWRYWNVDSHKHHHSLDETVEQVSFLVKDAIERQLVADVPVCTFLSGGVDSSAISAIAADYFIKHGRGQLHTYSIDYEQNSQYFKANSFQPDEDASWIIKMEQYLKTNHHATVMDNEKLVEFLDKSVLMRDLPGMADVDASLLWFCEQIKQDYTVALSGECADEIFGGYPWFYRDDILHVNGFPWIRSLEQRQQLLLPHWQKKLHLNEYVMDRYNETIAEAPPLEGETSVEARRREMFYLNMIWFMPTLLERKDRMSMGAGLEVRVPFADHRLVEYAWNIPWEMKMLNGREKGILRKALEGVLPNDVLYRKKSPYPKTHHPEYLKLVKTKLKNILDNQSSPILEIMSKQKVQDIIDSDGSSFKNPWFGQLMTGPQLIAHISQINTWLERYNINIIDN, from the coding sequence TAAGCGAGGTCCAGATGCTTTAAATGTATGGAGTTCACAGCAAATTTCATTCGGACATACACGTCTCACCGTTGTTGATCCTATTGGTGGTACTCAGCCAATGGAAAAGGAAAAAAACTGGTGGGCTTATCGGATTGTATATAATGGAGAGCTTTATAATACGGAAGATATTCGGAAGGAATTATTGAAAAGAGGGTATTCTTTTCGTTCTTACTCTGATACGGAAGTGCTACTCACAGCATATATCGAATGGGGAGAAGCATGTGTTAAGCATTTAAATGGAATTTTTGCCTTTGCTATTTGGGATGAATGCAAAGAACAGGTTTATATCGCAAGAGATCGTCTAGGTGTGAAACCTCTTTTTTATCATAAAGAAAATGGATCGCTTTTATTTGGTTCAGAGATCAAAGCAATTCTGGCTCACCCAAAGATAAAGGCTGAGGTAGATCGGGAAGGGCTCAAAGAAATATTCAGCTTAGGTCCATCTCGAACTCCCGGTCATGGTGTATTTAGAGGCATACACGAACTTCGCCCAGCACATGCACTTATCTTTAAAAGAAACGGGTTTAAACAATGGCGTTATTGGAATGTAGATAGTCATAAACACCACCATTCACTTGATGAAACAGTAGAACAAGTTTCTTTTCTTGTAAAAGATGCCATCGAACGTCAGTTAGTTGCCGATGTACCTGTTTGTACCTTTTTGTCAGGTGGAGTTGATTCGAGTGCCATTAGTGCCATTGCTGCTGATTATTTTATAAAGCATGGACGGGGACAGCTTCACACATATTCTATTGATTATGAACAAAATAGTCAATATTTTAAAGCAAATTCTTTTCAGCCAGATGAAGATGCATCTTGGATTATAAAAATGGAGCAATATTTAAAAACAAATCATCATGCAACCGTTATGGATAATGAGAAATTAGTAGAATTTCTGGATAAATCCGTATTGATGAGAGATTTACCTGGTATGGCTGATGTAGACGCATCCCTATTATGGTTTTGTGAACAAATTAAACAGGATTATACCGTTGCTTTATCAGGAGAATGTGCGGATGAAATATTCGGCGGCTATCCATGGTTTTATCGAGACGACATTTTACATGTGAATGGATTTCCCTGGATAAGATCACTAGAGCAAAGACAGCAGCTATTACTTCCTCATTGGCAAAAGAAGCTCCATTTAAACGAATATGTAATGGATAGGTACAATGAAACGATTGCTGAAGCTCCACCATTAGAAGGGGAAACATCCGTTGAAGCACGACGTCGGGAAATGTTTTATTTAAATATGATTTGGTTTATGCCAACATTATTGGAACGAAAAGATCGAATGAGCATGGGTGCAGGCTTAGAAGTACGTGTCCCATTTGCTGATCATCGGCTTGTTGAATATGCATGGAACATCCCTTGGGAGATGAAAATGCTAAATGGTCGAGAGAAGGGAATATTGCGAAAGGCGTTAGAAGGAGTTCTTCCGAATGATGTTCTTTATCGTAAAAAGAGCCCATATCCGAAAACCCATCATCCCGAATATTTGAAACTAGTAAAGACGAAGTTAAAAAACATCCTCGACAACCAATCATCCCCAATATTAGAAATCATGTCAAAGCAAAAAGTTCAAGATATCATCGATTCAGATGGCTCTTCGTTCAAAAATCCTTGGTTTGGCCAGCTTATGACTGGCCCACAACTTATCGCTCATATCTCTCAAATTAACACGTGGCTCGAACGATACAATATTAACATTATAGACAACTAA
- the ileS gene encoding isoleucine--tRNA ligase — MVKANEKESVIEREERIRAQWEKDNIFKKSIDDREDFPSFVFYEGPPTANGLPHVGHALGRTIKDVVARYKTMTGHQVIRKAGWDTHGLPVELGVEKQLGISGKSDIEKYGVEAFIEKCKESVFVYEKQWREFTEQLGYWVEMDDPYLTLSNDYIESEWNILGTIHEKGLLRKGHRVSPYCPSCQTSLSSHEVSQGYKNVKDLSATAKFKIKDRENEYFLGWTTTPWTLPANVALAVNPALEYVRAKQGQDIFIVAKALVSSVLKDNYEILSEHLGADLKDIPYTPLFDFVNVEIGHQVVTADYVSAESGTGIVHIAPAYGEDDYKVVKENGLSFVNVVDEKGKYTSEVIGFEGRFVKDCDVDIVRYLAEKGLLYSKEKYEHSYPHCWRCDSPLLYYANESWFIQTTALKEQFIQNNDTVTWYPEHIKQGRFGNFLEQMVDWNISRKRYWGTPLNVWECEECNHEYAPKSIEELKKHSIHPLDDVELHKPYVDHVKLHCSCCGGTMKRTPEVIDVWFDSGSMPFAQYHYPFKNKELFEKQFPADIVIEGIDQTRGWFYSLLAVSTLFTGKAPYKRVLSTGHILDEKGQKMSKSKGNALDPVELIQKYGADALRWALLVDSAPWNTKRFSERIVQEAKSKLVDTLDNVHSFYSLYAHLDNYNPKAVYEVEKNKLDVWILSRLHSTINIVRTNLEDYHFTNAAREIAKLLEQVSNWYVRRSRERFWSSDMNPEKAAAYETLYEVLTKTSQLLAPLTPFLAEDVFMNLTGESVHLSDFPEADERLMNEKLEKEMDAVLQVVELGRSIRNTTSLKVKQPLGSLSFMSSKKDINWKLYEDIIKDELNVKVFEQTENEGKFVTTKLKLDFKKSGAKFGKQSNAINAWLQSIEDKKVIKFVQEGFMEHENNMVMLEDVLLENIAKEGYASATNGEYTVTLDISLTEELIQEGLVRELIRAIQAYRKQLMLPIDMRVDIAVNTDEKFQLVIEKFKHMLQQNLLMRNLLITNNTLEGTELTIGSHTIAIEVTTVD; from the coding sequence ATGGTCAAAGCAAACGAAAAAGAATCGGTAATCGAGCGAGAAGAGCGGATTCGAGCGCAATGGGAGAAAGATAATATTTTTAAAAAGTCCATAGACGATAGAGAAGATTTCCCTTCATTTGTATTTTATGAAGGACCACCTACTGCAAATGGATTGCCGCATGTTGGTCACGCACTAGGTAGGACGATCAAAGATGTAGTTGCACGATATAAAACTATGACTGGACATCAAGTAATACGAAAGGCAGGTTGGGATACGCATGGATTACCAGTGGAGCTTGGAGTAGAAAAGCAATTAGGTATCTCAGGAAAAAGTGATATTGAAAAATATGGTGTAGAAGCTTTTATTGAAAAATGTAAAGAAAGTGTTTTTGTATATGAAAAACAGTGGCGAGAGTTTACAGAACAGCTAGGTTACTGGGTTGAAATGGATGATCCTTATTTAACTTTAAGTAATGATTATATTGAAAGTGAATGGAATATACTTGGCACAATTCATGAAAAAGGGTTACTACGAAAAGGTCACAGAGTATCCCCTTATTGTCCTAGTTGTCAAACTTCTCTTAGCTCACATGAAGTGTCACAAGGATATAAAAACGTAAAGGATTTATCTGCTACGGCTAAATTTAAAATAAAAGATCGTGAAAATGAGTACTTTCTTGGATGGACGACAACCCCTTGGACTTTACCAGCAAATGTTGCACTAGCAGTTAATCCTGCGTTGGAATATGTTCGCGCAAAACAAGGGCAAGATATTTTTATTGTTGCGAAAGCTTTAGTAAGCTCTGTATTAAAGGATAACTATGAAATACTTTCTGAACATCTAGGTGCAGATTTAAAAGACATTCCATATACGCCATTATTTGATTTTGTAAATGTGGAAATCGGACATCAAGTGGTCACTGCGGATTATGTATCTGCAGAAAGTGGAACAGGGATTGTCCATATAGCTCCTGCTTACGGTGAAGATGACTACAAAGTGGTGAAGGAAAATGGGTTATCCTTCGTAAATGTTGTAGATGAAAAAGGAAAGTATACTTCGGAAGTTATTGGTTTTGAAGGTCGATTTGTGAAAGATTGTGATGTAGATATTGTTCGCTATCTTGCGGAGAAGGGTTTACTTTACAGTAAAGAAAAGTACGAACATAGTTACCCTCATTGTTGGCGTTGTGATTCACCTCTATTGTATTATGCAAATGAAAGCTGGTTCATCCAAACAACAGCATTAAAAGAACAATTTATACAAAATAATGATACAGTTACCTGGTATCCCGAACATATCAAACAAGGCCGATTCGGAAACTTTTTAGAACAAATGGTGGACTGGAATATTAGTCGTAAACGCTATTGGGGCACACCGCTCAATGTTTGGGAATGCGAAGAATGTAATCATGAATATGCACCGAAAAGTATCGAAGAGCTAAAAAAGCATTCTATTCATCCTTTAGATGACGTTGAATTGCATAAGCCTTACGTAGATCATGTAAAGCTTCACTGTTCATGTTGTGGAGGGACTATGAAAAGAACTCCTGAAGTAATTGATGTTTGGTTCGATAGCGGCTCTATGCCTTTTGCACAATATCATTATCCATTTAAGAATAAAGAGCTTTTTGAAAAACAATTCCCAGCTGATATAGTCATCGAAGGAATTGATCAAACACGCGGATGGTTTTATAGCTTACTAGCTGTATCCACTTTATTTACCGGTAAAGCTCCGTACAAACGTGTACTATCGACGGGTCATATTTTGGATGAAAAGGGACAAAAAATGTCTAAGAGTAAGGGCAATGCTCTAGACCCTGTAGAGTTAATTCAAAAGTATGGAGCAGATGCACTAAGATGGGCATTATTAGTAGACAGCGCACCTTGGAATACAAAAAGGTTCTCGGAACGAATCGTACAAGAAGCAAAGTCAAAACTAGTTGATACACTAGACAATGTGCATAGTTTTTATTCGTTATACGCTCATTTAGATAACTACAATCCTAAAGCTGTGTACGAAGTAGAGAAAAATAAATTGGACGTTTGGATTTTATCTCGTTTGCATAGCACGATTAATATCGTTCGAACAAACTTAGAGGATTATCATTTCACAAACGCTGCAAGAGAAATTGCAAAGTTACTAGAGCAAGTAAGCAATTGGTATGTAAGACGTTCAAGAGAACGATTTTGGTCTAGTGATATGAACCCAGAAAAGGCTGCTGCATATGAAACGCTTTATGAAGTATTAACAAAAACTAGTCAATTGTTAGCACCATTAACTCCATTTCTTGCAGAAGATGTGTTTATGAATTTAACAGGGGAAAGTGTTCATTTATCGGATTTTCCAGAAGCAGATGAACGACTTATGAATGAGAAACTGGAAAAAGAAATGGATGCAGTTCTGCAAGTAGTAGAGTTAGGAAGAAGTATTCGAAATACTACTTCCTTGAAGGTAAAACAACCTTTAGGAAGTCTTTCATTTATGAGTTCTAAAAAGGATATAAACTGGAAATTATACGAAGATATCATTAAAGATGAGTTAAATGTGAAGGTATTTGAGCAAACGGAAAATGAAGGTAAGTTTGTAACTACAAAGCTAAAACTCGATTTCAAAAAATCGGGTGCGAAGTTTGGAAAGCAGTCGAATGCAATTAATGCTTGGCTTCAGTCAATAGAAGACAAAAAAGTAATAAAGTTTGTACAAGAGGGCTTTATGGAACATGAAAATAATATGGTAATGTTAGAAGATGTGCTGCTTGAAAACATTGCGAAAGAAGGATATGCTTCAGCAACAAATGGTGAATATACAGTTACTTTAGATATTTCTTTAACAGAAGAACTGATCCAAGAAGGACTGGTTCGTGAATTAATACGAGCAATACAAGCATATAGAAAACAATTGATGCTACCAATCGATATGCGTGTTGATATTGCTGTAAATACAGATGAAAAATTTCAACTAGTTATTGAAAAGTTTAAGCATATGCTCCAACAAAACTTGTTAATGCGTAATTTACTGATTACAAACAATACTCTAGAGGGAACAGAACTTACAATAGGATCTCACACAATTGCAATAGAAGTTACAACAGTAGACTGA
- a CDS encoding VOC family protein: MKINRIDHVSINVNNLSEAKAFFLDLGLQVQAEWELDGEQLDRIVGLNNVKTACVGLGMPDGEVWIELVKFYTPSDEKDIQQPFANTLGIRHICFAVEDIEAIVARLKKNGTEIFSEIQQYEESYKLCYVRGPEGIILELAEKIR; this comes from the coding sequence ATGAAAATCAATAGAATAGATCATGTGAGTATAAACGTAAATAATCTTTCAGAGGCTAAAGCTTTTTTTCTTGATTTAGGACTTCAAGTGCAAGCGGAATGGGAATTGGATGGAGAACAGTTGGACAGAATAGTTGGGCTTAATAATGTTAAAACGGCATGTGTAGGATTGGGGATGCCAGATGGTGAGGTATGGATAGAGCTAGTTAAATTTTATACGCCGTCAGATGAAAAAGATATTCAACAACCTTTTGCAAATACGCTGGGTATACGACATATTTGCTTTGCTGTTGAAGATATTGAAGCTATTGTTGCAAGATTAAAAAAGAATGGCACGGAAATCTTTAGTGAGATACAGCAATATGAAGAAAGTTATAAGTTATGCTACGTTCGTGGTCCAGAGGGAATTATTTTAGAGTTGGCGGAGAAAATCAGATAA
- a CDS encoding MFS transporter, whose product MHSTKLSKRHWLLILTLTLLTFVLGTSEFVIVGILTDISSSLQMTNAKAGTLVSAFAITFAISTPLVMSATSHFPKRKWMLFLIGSFIVLNALCIISTSYITLLALRIMTAIVTGVLISLAMIVASETMPIKKRGLAISFVFGGFTLANVVGVPIGVVIANSYGWNATFILTTLLGGLAFLASFFVLPNRLSQIRSSIRDQFSLMTNPRILMAFFIPALGFGATYTVFTYLVPILKGMEVPNHSISLILFGYGFISIFSNILAGKIASHNAIGRLRFVFLMQAVVLTSIFWTSNHFILGLVNIGLMSLMAILLTTSTQLYLIDLAGIYQPKATGLAASLMPVASNVGIAFGSALGGIVYHQGNLMNVALVGGIVAVGASMLTFLSHRLDQKQKKSA is encoded by the coding sequence ATGCACTCCACAAAGTTATCCAAGCGACATTGGTTGCTCATCTTAACACTTACTTTATTAACATTTGTTCTTGGGACAAGCGAATTTGTTATTGTCGGAATCTTAACCGATATTTCCTCGAGCCTTCAAATGACAAATGCAAAAGCTGGCACACTTGTTTCTGCGTTTGCAATTACATTTGCCATCTCCACTCCACTAGTAATGTCAGCTACAAGTCATTTTCCGAAACGTAAATGGATGTTATTTTTGATAGGTTCTTTCATCGTCCTGAATGCATTGTGTATAATCTCGACAAGTTACATCACGCTCCTTGCACTTCGGATTATGACAGCGATTGTAACAGGAGTATTAATCTCTCTAGCCATGATTGTTGCAAGCGAAACCATGCCGATTAAAAAACGCGGTCTCGCTATATCATTCGTTTTCGGTGGTTTTACACTTGCAAATGTCGTTGGAGTGCCAATTGGAGTTGTCATTGCCAATTCGTACGGCTGGAATGCCACTTTTATATTAACTACTCTCCTAGGAGGATTGGCGTTTTTGGCATCCTTTTTCGTCTTGCCTAATAGACTCAGCCAAATACGCAGTTCGATACGGGATCAGTTCTCTTTAATGACCAATCCAAGAATTTTAATGGCTTTTTTCATTCCAGCTCTCGGATTTGGCGCTACTTATACAGTCTTTACGTACCTTGTTCCTATTTTGAAGGGAATGGAAGTACCAAATCATTCAATTAGTTTAATCTTATTTGGTTACGGATTTATCTCGATTTTCAGCAACATCCTCGCTGGTAAAATTGCTAGCCACAATGCAATCGGTCGCCTTCGATTTGTTTTTCTCATGCAGGCAGTTGTTCTGACAAGTATATTTTGGACTTCAAATCATTTTATTTTAGGACTGGTAAACATTGGCTTGATGTCGTTAATGGCCATCCTTTTAACAACATCTACTCAGCTTTATTTGATAGACCTTGCGGGAATTTATCAGCCAAAAGCAACAGGTCTCGCTGCTTCACTTATGCCAGTGGCAAGCAATGTAGGTATCGCTTTTGGTTCTGCATTAGGCGGAATTGTATATCATCAAGGGAATTTAATGAATGTAGCATTGGTCGGTGGGATAGTTGCAGTCGGTGCAAGTATGCTAACTTTCTTAAGTCATCGTTTAGATCAAAAACAAAAGAAATCAGCATAA
- a CDS encoding serine hydrolase domain-containing protein produces MSNFAQTNLFSPLEIVDVEWGSDPQGVTVGSMGLKICFESLIKISQILVNNGLENKNEIISKHWINVSTTNGIPTNLSYGDYGFGW; encoded by the coding sequence TTGTCCAATTTTGCTCAGACAAACCTCTTTTCACCACTTGAAATAGTAGATGTTGAATGGGGAAGTGACCCTCAAGGTGTAACTGTCGGCAGTATGGGCTTAAAGATCTGTTTTGAAAGTTTAATAAAAATATCTCAAATACTTGTTAATAATGGTTTGGAAAATAAAAATGAAATTATTTCTAAGCATTGGATAAATGTGTCTACCACAAATGGAATCCCAACAAATTTAAGTTACGGTGATTATGGATTTGGATGGTAG
- a CDS encoding YjcZ family sporulation protein, translating to MSEGSYEGNYSGGSSNMGSSFALIVVLFILLIIVGASFMSSY from the coding sequence ATGAGTGAAGGTTCATATGAAGGAAACTATAGCGGTGGCAGTAGTAACATGGGTTCAAGCTTTGCATTGATTGTCGTATTGTTTATTCTCCTTATCATCGTAGGCGCTTCTTTTATGAGTAGTTACTAA
- the lepB gene encoding signal peptidase I encodes MNLVKTKEKNELLEWVKAIGIAILFSWGIRLFILTPIVVDGASMMPTFEDGDMVVVNKIGPRLTEYKRFDVIVFEAKEDTNYIKRIIGIPGDHIAYQNDELFINNKRYEEPYLEEYKKELKDNDTLTTDFSLEKFLDEKVVPDGYFFVMGDNRLYSKDSRDPSIGFVSKDKILGTAKMVFWPFDNLGIINDKGISKSIK; translated from the coding sequence TTGAACTTGGTAAAAACGAAAGAAAAAAATGAATTATTGGAATGGGTTAAGGCAATTGGAATTGCTATTTTATTTTCTTGGGGAATTCGGTTGTTCATATTAACGCCAATTGTGGTGGATGGAGCTTCTATGATGCCCACATTTGAAGATGGTGATATGGTAGTTGTTAATAAAATTGGACCAAGATTAACGGAGTATAAGCGATTTGATGTAATTGTTTTTGAAGCAAAAGAAGACACTAATTATATTAAACGTATTATTGGTATTCCTGGTGATCACATCGCCTATCAAAACGATGAGCTTTTTATTAATAATAAGAGATACGAGGAACCATATCTAGAGGAGTATAAAAAAGAGTTGAAAGATAATGATACGCTTACTACAGATTTTTCGTTAGAGAAGTTCCTAGATGAAAAAGTTGTACCAGATGGTTACTTTTTTGTAATGGGAGATAATCGTCTTTATAGCAAAGATAGCCGAGACCCAAGTATTGGATTTGTTTCAAAGGATAAAATATTAGGTACTGCAAAAATGGTTTTTTGGCCTTTTGATAACCTAGGGATTATAAATGATAAAGGGATTAGTAAGTCAATTAAGTAA
- a CDS encoding ROK family transcriptional regulator, whose amino-acid sequence MKKVILYGIRSTLLELGSATKVEISQKLGISFPTISKFITQLELDGELVLVGVDDSSGGRRPKRYAYNPEHMLGLAIFLERTDTNYTIFNCLGVVKDQGKTSSVLIEDGLKLLTKFMEEIIAKYPKISSIAIGIPGAVNNGRIFYIPGYEHFQDFDIKGYFEEHFSIPIVVENDMNAAVLGYYNDRRKNENQSLIYLYSGQNGPGAGIIVNGNVVRGSTFFSGEVSFVPQYDDRNFLQALGNRDEHQKMFIRKEHEIDAISRLVATFVAIINPHTIIFCNDEVNKLILEKIIIGSSKYIPVEHLPEITMSNWEQDYLYGLQSLGLEIMITGTSK is encoded by the coding sequence ATGAAGAAAGTGATTCTTTACGGAATTCGTTCAACTCTTTTAGAGCTTGGTAGTGCAACAAAAGTTGAAATTAGCCAAAAATTAGGAATTAGTTTCCCGACAATAAGTAAATTCATAACTCAGCTGGAGTTGGATGGGGAACTTGTTTTAGTTGGTGTAGATGATTCAAGTGGTGGAAGAAGACCAAAACGTTATGCATATAATCCGGAACATATGTTAGGCTTGGCTATATTTTTAGAAAGAACTGATACAAATTATACAATTTTTAATTGTTTGGGTGTAGTAAAGGATCAGGGAAAAACGTCAAGTGTATTAATAGAGGATGGTCTAAAATTATTAACCAAGTTTATGGAAGAAATAATAGCTAAATATCCGAAGATTAGCTCCATAGCAATTGGTATACCAGGTGCGGTTAATAATGGGCGAATCTTTTATATACCAGGTTATGAGCATTTTCAAGATTTTGATATAAAAGGATACTTTGAAGAACATTTTTCTATACCTATAGTAGTTGAAAACGATATGAATGCTGCAGTTCTTGGATATTACAATGATAGGAGGAAAAATGAAAACCAATCTCTTATATACTTGTATTCCGGACAAAATGGACCAGGTGCAGGGATTATAGTAAACGGAAATGTGGTGCGAGGAAGTACTTTTTTCTCTGGAGAGGTTTCATTCGTCCCTCAGTATGATGATCGAAACTTTCTGCAAGCCTTGGGAAATAGAGACGAGCATCAGAAAATGTTTATCCGTAAAGAACATGAGATAGATGCAATAAGCCGTTTAGTAGCTACGTTTGTAGCCATCATTAACCCTCATACGATTATTTTTTGTAATGATGAAGTGAATAAATTAATACTAGAAAAAATTATAATAGGGAGTTCAAAATATATCCCAGTAGAACATCTACCAGAGATTACAATGAGTAATTGGGAACAAGATTATCTATATGGATTACAGAGTCTTGGACTTGAAATTATGATCACTGGAACAAGCAAGTAG